One genomic window of Quercus robur chromosome 6, dhQueRobu3.1, whole genome shotgun sequence includes the following:
- the LOC126732920 gene encoding uncharacterized protein LOC126732920 encodes MEIRLAKPFDRKQKHSYERTLQNWLKLRELEEAERFESQPIRSSNQETVTIIIDTGGWPQSDYVVPKEEVAGFGIFDEELGSIVENPATSTINGLTTDSDGEELGSIVENFSIDGLTTDSDGEEFASIVENPSIDGLSSDTDGEEFGSIVENPSIDGHTTDSDGEELGSIDSDLLDRRQENFCIYFRDALTAVLLACALKGSFTRANNLLSSLKSLSAEGACIPDPTWEWTPHACDQPSCEMNKTYIGYMVYFFMVKWALLGEN; translated from the exons ATGGAGATCCGATTAGCGAAGCCTTTTGATCGGAAACAGAAACACTCCTATGAGAGGACGCTTCAGAATTGGTTGAAGCTGAGGGAATTGGAGGAAGCTGAGCGTTTCGAATCCCAGCCTATCCGCTCTTCCAACCAG GAGACGGTCACGATTATAATTGATACTGGAG GCTGGCCACAAAGTGACTACGTTGTACCTAAGGAAGAAGTTGCaggttttgggatttttgatgaAGAATTGGGATCTATTGTTGAAAATCCTGCCACTTCAACCATCAATGGGCTTACTACTGATAGTGATGGTGAAGAATTGGGATCTATTGTTGAAAATTTCTCCATCGATGGGCTAACTACTGACAGTGATGGTGAAGAATTTGCATCTATTGTTGAAAATCCCTCCATCGATGGGCTTTCTAGTGACACTGATGGTGAAGAATTTGGATCTATTGTTGAAAATCCCTCCATCGATGGGCATACTACTGATAGTGATGGTGAAGAATTGGGATCTATTGATAGTGATTTGCTGGATCGCAGACAAGAGAATTTTTGTATTTACTTTCGAGACGCACTTACTGCGGTCCTTTTAGCATGTGCTTTAAAGGGTTCTTTTACTCGTGCAAACAATCTACTCTCTTCCTTAAAGAGTCTGTCGGCTGAGGGTGCATGTATCCCTGACCCTACATGGGAGTGGACCCCACACGCATGCGATCAACCTTCATGTGAAATGAATAAAACATACATCGGATACAtggtatatttttttatggttaaatGGGCCCTTTTGGGTGAAAATTGA